A window of the Chloroflexus sp. Y-396-1 genome harbors these coding sequences:
- a CDS encoding lactate racemase domain-containing protein, whose translation MQITLNIEQIRADTPLPPLFRVRQCWQTTPVADVTATVWAELDRLGLAAHIRPGMQIAVTAGSRGITNIVQITAAAVGWLRNHGALPFIVPAMGSHGGATAEGQVALLASLGITEQTVGCPIRATMDVVELGRIADGTPVYMDRFAAEADGVLVINRIKTHTSFKAPIESGLAKMCAVGLGKRHGAEIVHRTAVYGLKEQIVPMARMIVERGRVLAGLAILEDARDQTAAIVALPPNDIGGAGEAELLLRSKEMMARLPFDRLDVLIVDRIGKNISGTGMDTNVIGRLPIPGEPPPDRPVINVIVVLDLTPETHGNANGIGLADITTARLAAKIDFHATYVNVLTAGLVGLCKGGLPITLPTERDAVAMAVKTCGQPDPAAVRLVRIPDTLHLEELLVSEALLPEVAANPDLELLGPAEWILDSER comes from the coding sequence ATGCAGATCACGCTGAATATTGAGCAAATCCGGGCCGACACCCCTCTGCCACCACTCTTTCGTGTTCGCCAATGCTGGCAAACCACACCCGTGGCTGATGTGACGGCTACGGTGTGGGCTGAACTTGACCGGCTAGGGTTGGCGGCACATATCCGGCCAGGTATGCAGATTGCAGTGACGGCCGGTAGCCGTGGGATTACTAATATTGTGCAGATTACGGCAGCAGCAGTTGGCTGGCTGCGCAATCATGGGGCACTACCCTTTATCGTACCAGCAATGGGTAGTCACGGTGGCGCAACAGCAGAAGGACAGGTTGCGTTACTTGCCTCACTTGGGATCACTGAACAAACGGTTGGCTGTCCGATCCGTGCCACAATGGACGTGGTTGAATTGGGTCGTATTGCCGATGGTACGCCAGTCTATATGGATCGGTTTGCTGCCGAAGCCGATGGCGTGCTGGTGATTAATCGGATTAAGACCCATACATCCTTTAAGGCGCCAATAGAGAGTGGTTTAGCAAAGATGTGTGCAGTTGGTCTAGGCAAGCGACATGGCGCCGAAATTGTCCATCGCACTGCGGTGTACGGTCTGAAAGAGCAGATTGTGCCAATGGCGCGCATGATCGTTGAGCGAGGGCGTGTGCTGGCCGGGCTGGCAATTCTCGAAGATGCACGTGATCAGACTGCTGCTATCGTTGCTCTTCCCCCTAACGACATTGGTGGCGCTGGTGAGGCAGAGCTATTGCTCCGGAGCAAAGAGATGATGGCCCGGCTGCCTTTTGACCGCCTTGATGTGCTGATTGTTGATCGGATCGGTAAGAATATCAGTGGCACCGGTATGGATACGAATGTGATCGGGCGGTTGCCTATCCCTGGTGAACCGCCACCCGACCGACCGGTGATCAATGTGATCGTGGTGCTTGATTTGACCCCCGAAACACACGGTAACGCAAACGGTATCGGGCTGGCTGACATTACGACTGCCCGCCTAGCTGCTAAGATCGATTTTCATGCGACATATGTGAATGTTTTAACTGCTGGTTTGGTCGGTTTGTGTAAGGGTGGCTTGCCGATTACCCTGCCGACCGAACGTGATGCCGTGGCGATGGCGGTCAAGACGTGTGGGCAACCCGATCCGGCTGCGGTACGGTTGGTGCGTATTCCTGATACGCTCCATCTGGAAGAGTTGTTGGTGAGTGAAGCTCTCTTGCCAGAGGTCGCGGCCAACCCCGATCTTGAACTGCTTGGCCCTGCCGAGTGGATTCTTGATAGCGAAAGATAA
- a CDS encoding C39 family peptidase: protein MSRHLLHYWDAVALDRWERAAPLPTDGRYARIALISPLLQIPSALAIIPSWAADTPPASWIELQLRVQQQGIWSGWFRIAAWDSDGTRRSSFSSQTNEFGSVATDTLLLKTPAQDVQVRVLLCGLPGADMPELTALALCVTTTAKPAGFASPPALSAIGLPLLLCQYDYAGGEGWCSPTAVHMVLAYWYAQLADPRLAPFAQRETLPELTVAGIFDPGWDGTGNWSFNTAFAARFGLRAYVTRLDTLEQIGRWTAAGVPVVISLAWETGQIDDAPDRTAGHLTIVRGFTETHALIAEPAGRDRLLRAYPQRQLAAAWQASSNGTVYLIYPPDWPRPQPGLADAWV, encoded by the coding sequence ATGTCTCGTCATCTCTTGCATTATTGGGATGCGGTTGCGCTCGACAGGTGGGAACGGGCTGCACCATTGCCTACCGATGGTAGGTATGCCCGAATTGCACTGATCAGCCCATTGCTCCAGATTCCCTCTGCGTTGGCAATTATTCCGAGTTGGGCTGCCGATACGCCGCCAGCAAGCTGGATTGAGTTGCAATTACGAGTACAACAGCAGGGCATCTGGAGCGGTTGGTTTCGTATTGCAGCATGGGATAGCGATGGAACGCGGCGAAGCAGTTTTTCGTCGCAGACGAATGAGTTTGGCTCGGTTGCTACTGATACCCTTCTCCTGAAGACACCAGCTCAAGATGTACAGGTGCGTGTGTTACTCTGCGGCTTGCCTGGAGCAGATATGCCTGAGCTTACTGCACTCGCTCTCTGCGTCACAACGACGGCAAAACCAGCGGGTTTTGCCTCTCCACCGGCACTCTCGGCAATTGGGTTACCGCTCTTGCTCTGTCAGTACGACTATGCCGGTGGTGAGGGATGGTGCAGTCCAACCGCAGTTCATATGGTGTTGGCATACTGGTACGCACAATTAGCCGATCCGCGCTTGGCTCCTTTTGCGCAACGCGAGACGCTCCCTGAATTGACGGTTGCCGGTATCTTCGATCCGGGCTGGGATGGAACCGGTAACTGGTCGTTTAATACTGCATTTGCTGCTCGTTTTGGTCTGCGCGCCTACGTGACTCGGCTCGATACCCTAGAGCAGATTGGTCGGTGGACGGCTGCTGGCGTACCGGTAGTTATCAGTCTAGCCTGGGAAACCGGTCAGATTGACGATGCCCCCGATCGTACTGCTGGACATCTCACGATCGTGCGTGGTTTTACCGAGACACATGCTTTGATCGCCGAGCCTGCTGGACGTGACCGATTACTGCGGGCGTACCCTCAAAGGCAGTTAGCAGCCGCCTGGCAAGCCAGTTCAAACGGTACCGTTTACTTGATCTATCCGCCCGACTGGCCGCGTCCACAACCTGGTCTCGCCGACGCATGGGTGTGA
- a CDS encoding electron transfer flavoprotein subunit beta/FixA family protein has translation MHIVVCLKQVPRDNSVKIRPDLTIDAEGIEKIINLFDEYALEEGIRWNEQHGGKVTALSIGTSDWVEQLRRALAMGATDALLLSDPAFTQLDPIAAARVAAAAIRKLGDVDLVITGRNSTDDESGAFAPALARLLGWPQVTYVGKVLELQPGGMLKVERHLESVIETVACRLPAVMSVIKDINEPRYPSLLKIKRVAKVEPPVWTAADLGLSTADLTPTAQLVERVPPPPRPKGEIIDGPDAATKVRKLVDKLLEYQVI, from the coding sequence ATGCACATTGTTGTGTGTTTGAAGCAGGTACCCCGCGACAATTCGGTTAAGATTCGACCGGATTTGACCATCGACGCTGAGGGGATCGAAAAGATTATCAACCTCTTCGACGAATATGCGCTCGAAGAGGGTATTCGTTGGAATGAACAGCACGGCGGTAAGGTAACGGCACTCTCTATTGGCACATCTGACTGGGTCGAGCAGTTGCGGCGGGCATTGGCAATGGGTGCAACCGATGCACTGTTGCTCAGTGATCCGGCATTTACTCAGCTTGATCCGATTGCAGCCGCTCGTGTGGCTGCGGCTGCCATTCGTAAGCTGGGAGATGTCGATCTGGTTATCACCGGTCGCAACAGTACCGACGACGAGAGTGGCGCTTTTGCACCGGCGCTGGCACGCTTGCTGGGCTGGCCACAGGTAACATATGTCGGCAAGGTGTTGGAACTGCAACCCGGCGGAATGCTTAAAGTTGAACGTCATCTGGAGAGTGTGATTGAGACGGTTGCCTGTCGCCTGCCAGCGGTGATGTCGGTGATCAAAGATATTAACGAACCACGCTATCCCTCGCTCCTCAAAATCAAGCGTGTGGCAAAGGTTGAGCCACCAGTGTGGACAGCCGCCGATCTGGGTCTGAGCACCGCTGATCTAACCCCAACCGCCCAACTTGTCGAGCGCGTACCACCGCCACCTCGTCCCAAGGGCGAGATCATTGATGGGCCGGACGCGGCTACCAAGGTTCGCAAGCTGGTCGATAAGCTGTTGGAGTATCAAGTGATTTAA
- a CDS encoding STAS domain-containing protein yields MPFVMDLRARLILSLSPLLVALILFGVLAVVTQQRVAQAIKKVDQVANNLVEVAQSESLILLEQYYVSEIIAGRQSDRTILESQRATVRSFLEEYTLQEGGNFVELELAARFNVMVEQHDAALTVLDRGNREQAQAMISTTDYHRNVRAIHSLVVGAQREYEVQYLQAINALERIANEGFWYAAFAVALATVLAIAMAVTLNWQIAKYVDRLTTDAEYFAQTETQGQLSSVGSIKQLQRLRDAFQRLLEANQQRQHQLATALQAQQAQLARERELQATIRALSLPVTPLGPHTLFLPLVGHLDTERGKQLEQTLLQAIQQRRARAVVIDVNGLVAFDEQMMQTLIRVGQGARLLGAQVTLVGVRADLALQLAQLPSGLFQYARDIPAALHINT; encoded by the coding sequence ATGCCATTTGTTATGGATCTACGTGCTCGTCTCATCTTATCACTCTCACCATTGCTAGTTGCACTCATCCTCTTTGGGGTGCTTGCCGTCGTTACGCAGCAGCGTGTAGCTCAGGCGATCAAGAAGGTCGATCAGGTAGCGAATAATCTGGTTGAAGTGGCTCAAAGCGAGTCGCTGATTCTCCTTGAACAGTATTACGTGAGCGAGATTATTGCCGGACGTCAGAGTGATCGCACGATTCTTGAATCACAGCGGGCAACAGTACGTTCTTTTCTCGAGGAATACACGCTGCAAGAAGGCGGTAACTTTGTTGAGCTAGAACTGGCTGCTCGCTTTAACGTGATGGTTGAACAACACGATGCAGCGCTCACCGTTTTAGATCGTGGTAACCGTGAACAAGCCCAGGCGATGATCAGCACCACTGATTATCACCGCAACGTGCGTGCCATCCATAGTCTGGTCGTCGGTGCCCAGCGAGAGTATGAAGTGCAGTATCTGCAAGCGATCAATGCTCTGGAACGTATCGCTAATGAAGGTTTCTGGTATGCTGCATTTGCTGTTGCTCTTGCAACTGTCCTCGCGATAGCTATGGCGGTTACGTTAAACTGGCAGATAGCGAAGTACGTTGATCGGCTCACAACTGATGCCGAATACTTTGCCCAAACCGAAACCCAGGGTCAACTTAGTTCGGTTGGTTCGATCAAACAGCTCCAACGCTTGCGCGATGCATTCCAGCGTTTGCTAGAGGCGAACCAGCAACGGCAACACCAGTTAGCAACAGCATTGCAGGCGCAACAGGCGCAACTTGCTCGCGAACGGGAATTGCAGGCAACGATCAGGGCCTTAAGCCTACCTGTAACCCCATTAGGACCGCACACGCTCTTCTTACCGCTTGTAGGTCATCTTGATACTGAACGGGGCAAGCAACTTGAACAGACTTTATTACAGGCTATTCAGCAGCGACGGGCACGGGCAGTGGTGATCGATGTGAACGGCCTGGTCGCATTCGATGAACAGATGATGCAAACCCTGATCCGGGTCGGTCAAGGTGCACGGTTACTCGGCGCTCAGGTGACACTCGTCGGTGTGCGTGCTGATCTAGCTTTACAACTTGCACAGTTGCCTTCTGGCTTGTTCCAATACGCTCGCGATATTCCGGCGGCCTTGCACATCAATACGTGA
- a CDS encoding sorbosone dehydrogenase family protein — translation MKRHTLLIVCIVLVVGGVGLAQTAYRLFLPIVQHGALIPSDDEVSTRLQVAEGYAVRLYAHGLNRPRLMAIGPDGQLYVAERGANRVVRLSDSNGDGRSDETTVVAVNLTGVHSLEWYGQDLYAAGNATVWRLHDSDADGVFDRSETSVVVDGLPSDGGHSTRTARIGLDGMLYIAVGSKCNITVGCSEGDPRRAAILRYTLEGHIPADNPFVNDPDPRRRAVWAEGLRNSVDFIFLPDGRLWATHNGSDGLGNDLPPEEVIIEVEAGKHYGWPYCYTAVIGSVPNDAREVRDERVPLDASFSTCDLATPARFTDLAHYAPLGIARLSDSEILIAYHGSWNADQTPRDCRVQRIQVSNGIPVSADPFLTGFRDHPQQECGRAWGRPAGITIAADGTIFVSDDHNGNIYRIVSLPR, via the coding sequence ATGAAACGGCATACATTACTGATTGTATGCATCGTATTGGTTGTCGGTGGCGTGGGACTGGCGCAGACAGCTTATCGTCTGTTCCTTCCTATTGTCCAGCACGGAGCGCTCATTCCGTCCGACGACGAAGTCAGCACTCGCTTACAGGTTGCTGAAGGATACGCTGTGCGTCTCTACGCACATGGTCTCAACCGGCCTCGCCTGATGGCAATCGGCCCCGACGGTCAACTCTATGTTGCCGAGCGTGGTGCCAATCGCGTTGTACGTTTATCGGATAGTAACGGTGACGGGAGATCGGATGAGACAACGGTCGTTGCAGTGAATCTGACCGGTGTTCATAGCCTGGAATGGTACGGTCAAGATTTATACGCTGCCGGCAATGCGACTGTCTGGCGATTGCACGACAGCGATGCTGATGGAGTGTTTGACCGTTCGGAAACGAGCGTGGTTGTTGATGGGTTGCCAAGCGATGGTGGTCATTCAACTCGAACTGCGCGTATTGGGCTTGATGGCATGCTCTACATTGCGGTCGGTTCAAAATGCAATATTACCGTTGGTTGTAGTGAAGGCGATCCACGACGGGCTGCCATTTTACGCTACACACTAGAGGGTCATATTCCAGCCGACAATCCATTTGTTAACGACCCTGATCCACGTCGGCGGGCCGTCTGGGCCGAGGGATTACGTAACAGCGTTGATTTTATCTTCTTGCCTGATGGACGACTCTGGGCAACCCATAACGGCAGTGATGGTCTTGGGAACGATCTGCCACCGGAAGAGGTTATTATTGAGGTTGAGGCTGGAAAACATTACGGCTGGCCGTATTGTTATACGGCGGTGATTGGCTCAGTTCCGAACGATGCCAGAGAGGTGCGTGATGAGCGTGTACCGCTCGACGCTTCCTTCAGCACGTGTGACCTGGCGACACCGGCTCGTTTCACCGATCTGGCCCATTACGCCCCCCTCGGTATTGCGCGTCTTTCCGATAGTGAAATACTGATTGCGTACCATGGCTCCTGGAATGCCGACCAGACGCCCCGTGATTGCCGAGTACAGCGCATTCAGGTCAGCAATGGCATACCGGTCAGTGCCGATCCGTTTCTAACCGGCTTCCGTGATCATCCGCAACAGGAATGTGGTAGGGCTTGGGGACGACCGGCGGGGATTACTATCGCGGCAGATGGTACGATCTTTGTCTCCGACGACCATAATGGCAATATTTACCGCATTGTTTCCTTACCTAGATAG
- a CDS encoding electron transfer flavoprotein subunit alpha/FixB family protein, translating into MNGVLVVLEAVGDDLAAISRELLGKGRQLADALGGSLAALAIGPTKAIAARAGNFGADQIYTVDAPALRQYTTDGYIAAALAAVKAFHPTLILAGTSFQMRDFGAALATDLGAGLVVDATDIQVVDGAIQATRPSHGGNVINTYRFATGTPVVALVRKQSFPEAVAQPDRSAPITELTVAELTSRTEVLSVAPKAGAVNLTDAAIIVTGGRGLGNKENYYRLIPPLAEALGGAYGASRAIVDDGWVPYEHQVGQTGKTVSPKLYIAAGVSGAIQHLAGMRTSRTIVAINKDPEAPIFRIATLGVVGDVNEILPLLTEEIKARLNR; encoded by the coding sequence ATGAATGGCGTACTGGTTGTTTTAGAAGCAGTTGGCGATGATCTGGCCGCCATTTCGCGCGAGTTGCTCGGCAAGGGGCGGCAACTGGCAGATGCTTTAGGTGGTTCGCTGGCAGCACTGGCAATTGGTCCGACAAAAGCCATTGCGGCACGCGCCGGGAATTTTGGCGCCGATCAGATCTATACGGTTGATGCGCCAGCACTACGTCAATACACAACCGATGGTTATATTGCAGCAGCGCTTGCAGCAGTCAAGGCGTTTCATCCGACGTTGATTCTGGCTGGAACCAGCTTCCAGATGCGCGATTTTGGAGCAGCACTGGCAACCGATCTCGGTGCTGGTCTGGTGGTCGATGCAACCGACATTCAAGTGGTTGATGGTGCTATTCAGGCCACGCGACCGTCGCATGGTGGGAATGTCATTAATACCTATCGCTTCGCCACAGGGACGCCAGTTGTGGCATTGGTGCGTAAGCAGAGCTTCCCAGAAGCAGTAGCCCAACCCGATCGTAGCGCACCAATTACCGAGCTAACGGTAGCCGAACTTACCTCACGTACCGAAGTACTGTCGGTGGCACCCAAGGCTGGTGCAGTCAACCTGACTGACGCTGCAATTATCGTGACCGGTGGCCGGGGCTTGGGCAATAAAGAGAACTACTATCGCCTGATTCCACCATTGGCTGAGGCTCTGGGTGGTGCTTACGGTGCTTCACGAGCGATTGTTGACGATGGCTGGGTTCCCTATGAGCACCAGGTTGGTCAGACCGGAAAGACGGTCAGTCCCAAACTCTATATCGCTGCCGGTGTCAGTGGCGCGATCCAGCATCTGGCCGGAATGCGAACCAGCCGCACCATTGTGGCCATCAATAAAGACCCAGAAGCGCCTATTTTCCGCATTGCGACGCTCGGTGTTGTTGGTGATGTAAACGAGATTTTGCCGCTCCTGACAGAAGAGATCAAAGCGCGTCTCAACCGGTAA
- a CDS encoding glycosyltransferase, producing MRILVLAPYPPYPPRSGGALRMFHLLRALAKQHTVTLLSFAPDESAAQAIAPLRNLVRLLVVTGPPYRSLFQRALTTLLSPQPDMALRNASMAYTAALHKLLTDEQFDVVLAESIEMAPYLLQARKAGLYTILDEFNAEYLLQRRAALTDLRRFPAPKALIGGVYSLIQWLKLATFERYVLQVVDRVIVVSAEDELALRRLAPHAKLHIVPNGVDCTYFAPPTKAPPPTNDLVFVGTLDYRPNVDAVLWFVDAVFPLIKQMHPTLRLRLIGRRPHPKVLALHDDRHIIVTGEVADTRPALMEAAVVVIPMRIGGGSRLKLLEALAMATPVVSTSFGAEGVAGLRNGEHLLLADTPATFAQAVSRLITDRAFAQRLGQAGRTFVCANYDWTCIAPRLETAIRPATILTS from the coding sequence ATGCGTATTCTTGTTTTGGCTCCGTATCCACCATATCCACCGCGCAGCGGAGGAGCATTGCGGATGTTTCATCTGTTACGTGCTCTGGCCAAGCAACATACCGTTACGCTGCTTAGCTTCGCCCCTGACGAATCGGCTGCACAGGCAATTGCTCCGTTGCGCAATCTAGTGCGCCTGTTGGTTGTCACTGGCCCACCGTACCGCTCATTATTCCAACGTGCGTTGACCACGCTGCTTAGTCCGCAACCTGATATGGCATTGCGCAATGCGAGTATGGCATATACTGCGGCATTGCACAAGCTGCTGACCGATGAGCAATTTGATGTGGTGTTGGCCGAAAGTATCGAGATGGCGCCCTACCTCCTCCAGGCTCGCAAGGCAGGTCTATACACGATCCTCGATGAATTCAATGCCGAATATCTACTTCAACGCCGTGCGGCTCTTACCGATTTACGCCGTTTCCCGGCACCGAAAGCATTGATCGGTGGTGTCTATTCACTTATTCAGTGGCTGAAACTGGCAACCTTTGAACGATATGTTCTCCAGGTTGTTGACCGGGTGATTGTTGTTTCAGCCGAAGATGAACTGGCGCTACGCCGACTGGCACCTCACGCTAAACTCCATATCGTACCGAACGGCGTAGACTGCACGTATTTTGCCCCTCCAACCAAGGCACCTCCCCCGACCAATGATCTGGTCTTTGTCGGCACACTCGACTATCGGCCAAATGTTGATGCTGTGCTGTGGTTTGTTGATGCGGTGTTCCCCCTAATCAAGCAAATGCATCCTACGTTGCGGCTACGACTGATCGGACGACGCCCACATCCGAAAGTGCTCGCTCTACACGATGATCGGCATATCATAGTAACCGGCGAGGTTGCCGATACACGTCCGGCACTGATGGAAGCTGCGGTTGTTGTAATTCCGATGCGAATAGGTGGTGGCTCACGACTGAAATTGTTAGAAGCGTTAGCAATGGCTACGCCCGTTGTCAGTACGTCTTTTGGCGCTGAAGGTGTCGCCGGTTTGCGCAACGGCGAACATCTGCTGCTGGCAGATACCCCGGCTACATTTGCTCAGGCTGTCTCACGTCTGATAACCGATCGTGCATTTGCGCAACGATTGGGCCAAGCTGGCCGCACCTTTGTGTGTGCCAATTACGATTGGACGTGTATTGCGCCACGATTGGAAACCGCTATCAGGCCAGCAACTATACTCACGTCCTGA
- a CDS encoding EI24 domain-containing protein, producing the protein MRSLIDGFSYPLRAIRFIVRQPMLWRYIVIPIVLNIMIGLILYTTLLWAGFQAIEAFLVGWPLWIEWLIRGLLVIALFLGLGYILVRFGVVLGSPCYSRLSELIEERLRGLVRTASPTAPVSVVHDVLRALLFELKKLLLVLLIGTPTLLLNLIPGVGTLLATGAGIAIGVTITCLDFFDPPLERRRLSFRGKLSFIRRHLPASAGFGLICLGLVSIPFFNLIAVPICITAGTLFFCEHDNLSR; encoded by the coding sequence ATGCGTTCACTCATTGACGGTTTTAGCTATCCATTGCGTGCGATACGGTTCATCGTCAGGCAACCGATGCTTTGGCGCTACATTGTGATCCCGATTGTGCTGAATATCATGATCGGATTGATCCTCTACACGACATTGTTATGGGCCGGTTTTCAGGCAATTGAGGCCTTTCTTGTCGGTTGGCCGCTGTGGATCGAGTGGTTGATACGAGGGCTACTGGTTATTGCACTTTTTTTGGGGCTCGGGTATATACTGGTACGCTTCGGGGTTGTGCTCGGCTCACCCTGTTATAGTCGCCTGTCGGAATTGATCGAAGAACGTTTGCGCGGCCTTGTCAGAACTGCGTCACCGACAGCCCCGGTATCTGTCGTGCACGATGTGTTGCGCGCACTTCTGTTTGAGCTGAAGAAGTTGTTGTTGGTGCTGTTAATCGGTACTCCAACCCTCCTGCTAAACTTGATTCCTGGTGTGGGAACGCTCCTGGCAACCGGCGCCGGTATTGCTATCGGTGTGACCATTACTTGTCTCGACTTCTTTGATCCACCTCTTGAACGTCGCCGACTTTCGTTTCGTGGCAAACTGAGTTTTATTCGCCGTCATTTGCCGGCTAGCGCCGGATTTGGTCTGATATGCCTCGGATTGGTAAGTATACCGTTCTTCAACCTGATTGCTGTACCGATTTGCATCACTGCCGGTACCCTCTTCTTCTGTGAACACGACAACCTATCTAGGTAA